The following nucleotide sequence is from Actinomycetota bacterium.
TATCCTTGCTCTCCTCCATCCACGCCTTCAGGAACTCCATGGGGGTGAGATAACCCAGGCTCTGGTGTGGTCTCACGTAATTGTACACGTAATTCCATCTGCAAAGGATCTCGTTGAGC
It contains:
- a CDS encoding transposase, which translates into the protein LNEILCRWNYVYNYVRPHQSLGYLTPMEFLKAWMEESKDRDGVFTM